One genomic window of Clostridia bacterium includes the following:
- a CDS encoding DUF2442 domain-containing protein produces the protein MLREIRNAYPVKDYHLILEFDTGEYKVVDLRQFLKGPVFEPLKDPSYFRQVKVDHEAGTVIWPSGADLDPDVLYSRSITLTSSTGDLL, from the coding sequence GTGCTACGGGAAATTAGAAACGCATATCCAGTTAAAGACTACCACCTTATCCTTGAATTTGACACCGGCGAATACAAAGTGGTTGACCTGCGTCAGTTCTTAAAAGGGCCAGTCTTTGAACCTTTAAAAGATCCAAGCTATTTTAGGCAGGTAAAGGTAGACCATGAGGCTGGGACGGTTATCTGGCCCAGTGGTGCAGATCTAGACCCGGACGTGCTGTATAGCCGGAGCATCACTCTGACGTCTTCCACAGGTGACTTACTGTAA
- a CDS encoding zf-TFIIB domain-containing protein: MRCPLCDVSMKEVERRGVLIDVCPECRGVWLDRGELDKLLATAERYEGERHWEEEARAGRGWKPELDREREYRDDKECRDREWGKRKKRRGLLGEIFDFDFFD; encoded by the coding sequence ATGCGCTGTCCTTTGTGCGATGTAAGCATGAAAGAAGTAGAGCGGCGAGGGGTGTTAATTGATGTCTGTCCGGAATGCCGCGGGGTTTGGTTAGACCGGGGAGAACTCGACAAGCTTCTGGCCACGGCGGAGCGCTATGAAGGTGAGCGCCATTGGGAAGAAGAGGCGAGGGCCGGCCGTGGCTGGAAACCGGAGCTCGACCGCGAACGGGAATACCGCGATGACAAGGAATGCCGAGATCGGGAGTGGGGCAAGCGTAAGAAGCGCCGCGGACTTCTGGGGGAGATATTTGACTTCGACTTCTTTGATTGA
- a CDS encoding transposase: MEIRHTCSGAQKFNTVGLPGDYRHSPGMEAGERRDIDADWGQKVYRGKKEDGSPWEKVFPWFGYKLHLVVDATYEIPVGFSVTKASAGEVKEAHRLLEEMAKKSPEAMKKCRYFLGDRGYDDGKLITKLWADYGIKPLIDIRNLWRDREENRLVSGQKNVVYNYKGQVYCHCQKTDKRPAMAYGGFEKDRGTLKYRCPARHYGTKCAGIEECRVKSGVRIPLKEDRRIFTPLVRSSYRWKSLYKKRTAVERVNSRLDRAFGFEQHYIRGLEKMQTRCTLALIVMLVMALGRVKEKDRKNLRSLVKAA; this comes from the coding sequence ATGGAAATCCGCCATACTTGCTCAGGGGCGCAGAAGTTTAATACAGTTGGGCTGCCCGGGGATTACCGGCACTCGCCGGGGATGGAGGCTGGCGAGCGGCGGGATATAGATGCCGACTGGGGGCAGAAAGTTTACCGGGGAAAGAAAGAAGATGGAAGCCCTTGGGAGAAAGTATTCCCTTGGTTCGGCTACAAGCTTCACCTGGTAGTAGATGCTACCTATGAGATACCGGTAGGCTTTAGTGTAACCAAGGCCTCTGCCGGTGAAGTAAAAGAAGCCCATAGGCTTTTAGAGGAAATGGCAAAGAAAAGCCCCGAGGCCATGAAGAAGTGCCGATATTTCCTAGGGGATCGTGGTTATGACGACGGCAAGCTAATTACCAAGCTATGGGCGGACTACGGCATAAAACCACTCATAGACATTCGCAACCTGTGGCGTGACCGGGAAGAAAACAGATTAGTAAGTGGCCAAAAGAACGTAGTTTACAACTACAAAGGTCAGGTATATTGTCACTGCCAAAAAACAGACAAACGGCCGGCAATGGCCTACGGTGGGTTTGAAAAAGATCGAGGGACCTTAAAATACCGTTGTCCCGCCAGGCACTATGGAACCAAGTGTGCGGGGATAGAAGAATGTCGGGTCAAAAGCGGAGTAAGGATCCCGCTCAAGGAAGACCGGCGCATCTTTACTCCCCTTGTCCGCTCAAGCTACCGGTGGAAAAGCCTCTACAAAAAGCGGACGGCGGTAGAGCGAGTAAACAGCCGTCTGGACCGGGCTTTTGGCTTTGAGCAGCACTACATACGGGGCTTAGAGAAGATGCAGACAAGATGCACCCTGGCTTTAATAGTGATGCTGGTCATGGCCCTGGGGCGGGTAAAAGAAAAGGACAGGAAAAACCTCCGTAGCCTGGTTAAAGCAGCCTAG